In the Duncaniella freteri genome, one interval contains:
- a CDS encoding ComF family protein, with amino-acid sequence MNRSFRHWGNSFINLLFPKVCTVCRNTLVEGEDIMCLDCLLKLPKTTFASYYSNELTDRLVSLKAPVTKANSLYYYVAGTPYVRLIHDAKYNRRPIVARNLAETHAKEMSAKGFFDDIDVIIPIPLHFTKQWMRGYNQSHEIAIGLSRATGIPTGDNLIAPHSHPTQTRKNATERRLNPIGSFTVKYPEELENLHILIVDDVITTGSTILSGLEEIHSASPSSRLSVYSLAISKMV; translated from the coding sequence ATGAACAGGTCATTCAGGCATTGGGGCAACAGCTTCATCAATCTGCTATTCCCAAAAGTATGTACCGTATGCCGCAACACATTGGTAGAAGGTGAGGATATAATGTGTCTTGACTGTTTGCTCAAACTGCCAAAGACAACTTTCGCATCTTATTATTCAAATGAGCTGACCGACCGTCTGGTGTCACTAAAAGCACCCGTGACAAAAGCCAACTCACTATATTATTATGTCGCAGGTACACCTTACGTCCGACTAATACATGACGCCAAATACAACCGCCGTCCTATAGTGGCACGCAATCTTGCCGAAACACACGCAAAGGAGATGTCTGCAAAAGGATTCTTCGACGATATCGATGTAATCATCCCTATCCCGCTTCACTTCACCAAACAATGGATGCGAGGCTACAATCAGTCACATGAAATCGCCATAGGTCTGAGCCGGGCAACAGGCATACCGACAGGCGACAATCTCATAGCTCCACACAGCCATCCCACACAGACCAGAAAAAACGCTACCGAACGAAGACTCAATCCGATAGGCTCTTTCACTGTAAAATATCCTGAAGAGCTTGAGAATCTGCACATTCTTATAGTCGATGATGTGATCACAACCGGCTCAACCATTCTCTCCGGACTTGAAGAAATACATTCCGCATCACCATCTTCACGCCTCAGCGTGTACTCGTTAGCAATTTCCAAAATGGTATAA
- a CDS encoding regulatory protein RecX: MRNSRSLNYEQALSRTAELCSRCEQCTPDLRKKMSTWGVPAGDADRVIRKLEELNFVDDFRYARAYAYDKLEYSGWGRNKIIQGLWAKRLSRAAIEQSLSEIEDEQYVDIARRVIKAKIRQSKEGVSTFDSRMKILRFAMQRGFEARIASSLLKDIIREMDDTDTDNETWDEQ, translated from the coding sequence ATGAGAAATTCAAGATCTCTTAATTATGAACAGGCTCTGTCACGCACAGCCGAACTCTGTTCACGATGCGAGCAATGCACCCCTGACCTGAGGAAAAAAATGTCGACATGGGGAGTGCCGGCAGGAGATGCCGACAGGGTTATCCGCAAACTTGAAGAACTGAATTTTGTGGATGACTTCCGATATGCACGTGCCTATGCATACGACAAACTTGAATACTCCGGCTGGGGGCGCAACAAAATCATACAAGGACTTTGGGCAAAACGGCTCTCGCGCGCTGCCATAGAACAATCTTTATCGGAAATCGAGGATGAACAATACGTTGACATAGCCAGACGTGTAATCAAAGCTAAGATACGCCAATCCAAAGAAGGGGTGTCGACTTTTGACTCTCGTATGAAAATACTCCGATTCGCCATGCAACGCGGATTTGAAGCCAGGATTGCATCATCATTACTCAAAGATATAATCCGGGAGATGGATGATACGGATACTGACAACGAAACATGGGATGAACAATGA